CTGTTTAAACTAATAGTGGATCTGTTGGAATAGTTAATCTGACCTGATGCTTCCACTATTAGTTTAAACAGTGATACAGGCACTACTTGTACACATTTAacgctctatatatatatatatatatatatatatatatatatatatatatatatatatatatatatatatatatatatatatatatatatatatatatatatatatgctaatTTGTATTAAGTTCATATGTATGAATCCATAAATATATGGGTGGGACTAAACATATATGAAGGCCATTTGGATGATAAACTTCTTACTTTGATCTACAGTCGTTTCCATGTCTCCATACAGCCCTTGAAGCCTATTTCTGCAAAAACAAGAAGGAGTAGAGAGACCAACTCATCAACAATAAGGGGGGAAAGTATTAGATTTAACACCTATTCTTTCCCGGCTGTTATGGTCCTTTAAATAAAAGTTTGTTGTGTTCAAGTAAGGGAAGGCAAGAAGAACCTAGTAAATCTGTTCAAATAATAGATAAAAAGGTATCCTTAACAGAAGAAGCAGAGCATGACCAGTTTGGATTTTCCACAGGTCATGCCTCTGACTGGATTCACAGAATAAATGTTTACAGATAGTTTTATACCAGGTCAAGCTTGACCATGATGGGAATGAGTAGTGAATCTTGGACGGAGCTCACAGCGGCGAGCCCGCAGACTCCGGGCAAATGATACAATGCCCATCCGTGTGCCGATTAAAGGGGAACTAGGGAAGCATGCAGCTATGCAATGGCACTATGTGGGTGAATACTCACCGTTAATGCCGTCCTGAAACCAATGTGGAAGCGTGATGGTTAGGAGGTAATATCGCGTCTCTGAAAGCCGAATCGCCAAAAGTcaggaaaaaaaagatttgCGGACAAATAATATCTATAGAACAACATCTTGTACCTAATAAGGAGATCAGATGACAACAATGTGAGCCTCTTCCCTGGGCCGTAAAAGTGACTCCAATGAAAGTAAACGTCTCACCTTAGAACTTCGCTGGTGCCTCGCAGTCGGCTCCAACCGGGCCAAGTCAGCTTCAAACACGGGGCAAGCCAACGAGACACGGCTAGTCGCTCATCACGGGGCGCAATGTGGCGCAAGGCGCTCTGTATGAACAAATCTGGGAAGAAAGGCAGATCCCAGCACGGCGAAGTAAACGACCGATTGCCGGTGGCTCACCAAGAACTCCCGGCAGAGATGTAGGGGTGACAGGAAGCAAAGCTTAATAAATGCGTTTAATTGAAAGGACTCAGGAATCAGGCTGGGCGAAATCGAAAGTGCGCCGACCACGTGTGCGTTCCAGGCACATCAGCAGAGCCGCCGAGCCCGCGAGTAGGCCGATGAGCGCACCGCCCCTCGATCCGTCACGCTGGGCATCATCAAGCATGCTTTACAGCTGGGCTGGGGACTATTGTCACCTATAGAGGGCCACGgtgcctgcatgcttttgggaaACTGATTGACGACACGTGGAGTGAGGCTCCCAACCCCCTCCTCCATGATCGCAGCCCCACGAGAGTAATTAAGACCTGCGGGACGCGGGACACCAGTGCACTCAGCACGTTGGGGTTTCCCAGCCCTGGTTAAAGTGCTAACCGTTTTGCGTTGGTTAGCGGATTTACCGAAGGGACTGGTGAAATATATATAACCTCTCATCTGAAATACTAAACATCTGTGTACGTGTCGAGAAATGAACAACTATATAGCTTCGCAATCGGACTTCGCAATCGCCTCTCTTCCTTTCCACTTAGTTTATACCTTTAGCATTACTGCTAATGAAAGGTCCACAAAATCGGGCTCCAGTCAGCGATCTCATTGATATAAACAAATCGGGCATGATTTTGCTTTTCTTTGGCCACGTTTTGCAACACGTCCCTGTTTCCATACTTGAGATTAGCAAAGCTCTAAATCGTTTTTGTACCATGGAGAGGTATCTGAAATGGACGGGTTTAATCTTCCTGATATAAATTCTGTAGTACCGTAGCTGGGATAGCGGGATCGGATCTGAACCCCCAGTCAGTCCCGTGTTCGCGAGCTGGCTCCCCTTAACACCCCCTATCAGACACATAGTGTATATTGAACAGTGTTTCGGGCTGGCGCCTTGCGGCGTCCCCGTTCAAGGGGTAGCCTCCCCGAGTTAAATCGGTAATGCCTTGAAATTGCAATCACTGACAACGAATGTAATGGTGACTTTTATGGTTAATTATTAATGAATGCATGAAAGCTCAGGACACGCAGGCTAAGAGGACGCCTACACAGAGCCCTGGATACCGGGACATGTTAGGACTGCTAGTTCACCTAATCGCTTAGGCGGGTGAACAAGGGAGCTCCGCGCAGGAAGAAAAGGGCTCTCTTTCTCTGATCCAAAGAACACATGTAAAGCATGTTGGAGGCAATGTGATGGCTTGGGCGTGCATGGCTGCCAGTGGCACTGGGTCTTTAGTGTTTCTTGATGATGTGACACAGGATGGAAACAGCCGAATGAACGCTGAGGTGTTCAGAGACATCGTGTCTGCTCAAATCCAGCCAAATTCATTGGGCGATGAATAatacagatggacaatgacccaaaacacactgCAAAAGCAACCCAGAACTTTATTAAAGCAAAGAAGTGAACTTTTCACTATTGGCGGTCAGTCACCTGATCTCAGCCCCATTGAGCATGCACTACACTTGCTAAAGACTAAACTACAGACctcaaacaaacagcaactgaaagctgctgcagtaaaggcctggcagagcattaaaaggaggaaacccagcgtctggtcatgtccatgagtacaagacttcaggcagtcattgcctgcaaaggggttttcaactaagtatcagaattaaacatgttatttgcagttatattaatttgtccaattacttaggagcccctgaaaggaggggatcgtgtagaaaaattactttagttccccacatttttatgcaatgtttttgatctaccaactgaattaaagctgaaagtctgcacttgtttattttaaaattcacTGTGGTAATGTACAGAACTTAAAAATTGAAAAACTTTGTCTCTGTCCAAATATTTATGGTCCTGACTGCATGTACAGCCCTACGCAGCTGCTGTGTCATAATGGAGTATCTGACACCAGCTAACAATGCGGAAGCTTTAATGGTCCAAGCGTCTTAAGATGTCGAAAATGAATGCGCCCCTGCTACCCTGTCCAGCCCCCCGACCCAAATTACCGGAACAAAACAAGCCTGGACAAACGGGCCCATTACAGACGGCAGACAGCGAGGTGGAAAAAACCTGTGGTTCCCGGGCAAGACGTAAAACGGCAGCTAACGTTTGTGCTGATATACTTGCGTCCCTACTGTGCGTCGTAATCTGTAGTGTGTACTCCTTATCACCAGGGGTCAGTGTCGAGGCCGCAAACCAAATACATGAATGAATACCTGTATCTTAAAATCGCCATCTGTTATTCCGAACAAACATGTCTTCACTCGAAGAAATATTAATCTCCATTATACTGAGACAGCACCAGAGAAGAAAACGCAAATCGCGGAGATGGTACACTCGACCAATTAATAGATCTCGTCAGTAAAATGGGGAATTCTTTTCGTAAATGAAATGAGAAGTGAATGAGATTTCATGGACCATCAAgattattttacttatttactgTATGCACTATGTGTAACGTCTTTGCACATTGTCTGTTTTGCGTTAAACGTATGTTTCCCTACCCTGTGGGTGATCAGGCAAACGTAAAAACTACAAAACTACCGGTGGGTGGGTCTGAGTGAAGTTCGTTGTTGCATGTTTACTTAAACAGGCTTAGATATTTACAATATGGTGACCACAACCATAATACTGCCACAACTGCGGTGTCCCTCGTACGAGCAACGCCAAACTCACACGGTGTTATAGGCAGGAGTTAACGTATCGCGAATCAACAAACGTGAGTGAGGAAGTTCGGAATATATTGTTCTTAATACATAATTCTAATAATTCCCAAGACAAAATAACTCACAATCAATTACTAATGTAATtagtgaaaatgaaaaaaatatatttaaaaatgtattataaaaTATCTATTTTCATTGAAAAAGTACATGACTTCTAGAGAGAGCATCTCTGAAGAAGTTAAGTATAAGCTATAGCTTAAAGTTACTTTTGTATTTTATCCAAATGACTTAATGATTTGTGTCACAGTAGTTTAGATTTTACAATTCATTTTTCTGCTCTGTGTATTATACATGTGTACTATATTATACATCTGTCACAAGGTGGGGAATGTGAAAACCTATCAGTGTCACCACTGAAATGAAAAACGTTCTGTTCTTTGTAGAAATTGATGAATATTAAATCAGTGGTTAATTTTAAATGCATGTAAATAGTCTATGACCAAAAATAAAGATTTTTAACACGACATTTTTGGAGCAATATTCATTTTGATCAGAATTCTATCAAGCCAGACCATTTCATTTCAAGCGTGACAATCATTGCCGGTTTTACGTGTCTTACATCAGTTTTAAGTTGTTTTACAATGCGTTTGCTAACTTTCTATTTGCATATTACTACAGTGGCACAACATTCAGATTAGATATCACACAAACCATATCTAAACAGAAGAGCTATCAGTGATTtctacagaaacaatttctgctAAGAATATTTTCCATCCAGACCAAGTGCAATTCCTCGAACAGTAATATGGGTGGCAGCGGGCAAAACTGGAGAAACAGTAAATCATGGACATCTACAGCTCATTTACAGTTTTtcccagaagtcgtactaggcggaactGGCACGCAGGGAAAAAATGAtgttttaaaacttttttttttcccggggCATAGCGTATAATGGAACTGGATTCCAGGGAATCACTGCATAACTTCATATACTTGGATGAGGCTGGCTTCGATGTAGCTAAAGGTAGAAGGCGTGGCAGAAATCTTTCCGGCCAGAGAGTTACGACCGATGTGCGGAGGAAACATCCATCTCAGCAGCCATCGTGGATGCAGCATGTGATGACATCACAGCGGAGTGCTGCAGAGGGTGGATTCGACATTCAAGGAGGTATTTCCCACGCTGCATTGCAAGGGAGGACATTCGCTGTGATGTGGATGAGAATATGTGGTCTGACAGACGAGAACGTCTGGATGCATAGACGGAAGACCTGTACCTGGCTTACAGTGGTGCACAGTTCAGCCCAAGGGGTATTTCCTATGTTTAAccaaaatattttcatttgcaCAATACTGTAAAAGGCTTTTTTTTTGGATATTGTAACAATGTCAGCCTATTTTTCTTGAAATTGAAATGAAATTGCAGTAGAAACTGTACAGTGcagtaaacattttgaaacataTCAAGTATCTTGCAATCACCctcacaaaataatgtataactTTGTGGTtttgagataaaaaaaattagTGCTGGATTTTCAGCCAGTGTTAGCAAGATCCTAGTCTTGCTGTGCATTAGTTAATACCTACAGAGTAAACTGTCATAATGACAACATGAGAGAGTCACCTGACTACCTTGTTCATATACAATGGAGCAATGACTTGACATTCTGATCGTACTGAGACTTTCGTTGACATGAATGCTTACTTTTAAGGCATGAGCTAATTCTGACAAAGGAATGTGCTTTTTCAGGTAATCAGTCTGCACTGACTGTTTAGAGAAATGGACCGACTATGTACCGAAATGTTAATGATTCGAGAAATGCACCAAAGCGACCGAGAAAAATTGCAGTCATCCTCACTAGAACTGATCATCCTAATAAATCGGAGAGACAGCAGCATTTAATCATGTAATCAGGGCATAGTTCAGAGATCAGAGCTGTGGAATGCGGTGTCTCTGAAAAGTAGGAGGAGCCTGAGGGGGGAGCTTAATGTACCGCAAAAGGGCTGAGGTTAAATAAAGACTTCAAGGTTTGGAAACTGTGCTGTAGATGGCAGAAGCGTCTGTAAGCATTCGAACTGGCGTCCTGAAAGAGAGGAAAACTATATTGAGGATCAAATCTTCCTGGCTTTTTTTCTTGAAGAGAAAAACATCTATAAgtaaaatatttgtaaattcaCATTTGAGGACTGTAATGACATCTACTAAAATATgtaggagtttttttttttttttgcaatttttttGTACTATACAAGAAGCATAAACAAGGTTCTTACCCAGATGTAACTTTGGAGGGGAGGAACTGAACAGTGGAATACTGAACTTCATCTACATTGGGATCACAAGGCTCATAAATACTCATGTACTGAACCTGTTCCCTGTCTCTGGATTTGTCCTGCTGAGCAGTGGAGTACAGCGATTCCTCCTGTATTTCAGTGTCGTTGGAAGCCATCCCTGAGATATTGGCATACACGGGATTTGCAGTGTCCTAAATAAGGAACCGATAAAGTGAGCAATAGAAATATTCTGCACAGCTACCATTTCCATCATGACGTAGAATCGGCAGTCAGACTGGTTTGGGtcacccagtccctttgtagcaATGCCATTGCCCTTCTGGGGATGCCAGTGGAGAAAATAATATTCTCCAAgtgtaaaacataaataaataagaaaaactttCAATCCAGTGAGGAGAGGTAGGTTGCACAGTAATATgcatacagcactgtgcagaAGTTCTCACCAAAGGCAGAAAATGCTCTCCCACACGCAGAAACCCATTTGCCCAACATCCGCATTCATAGATGCACATTCCCACTAAGTCTTTGAGAGCTTGGGGCTGCCCCACTGTCAAATCAAGTGCAGCTTCGCAGTCATTTTGACCCCTTTATGCACACTTTCTGCAAGTCTGCATTTCTGCAAACTTTGCCTGGGAGAATTACCCACAATTCATATCATTCTGATGTGAAACATGGGTTACCAGGGGAAGTGGTAAAGAAACTATTTTTTAAGTTACTGCTTAATGATGCcgttttgacaaaaaaaaaagaggaagttCATTACTTGACCAGTCCTATTTTCCAATTCAGAGCTGAGAGGGTCCACATTCTATAGGTGCACGACCacacagggaggacatgcagaCCCAACACATGTGGAACCCCAGCAGgaacttgaacccaggtcccagaggtgtgagataaTGGTGTTAACCAGCATGGCTAACCAGCACGGGTAACCAgcatacacacagtactgtgcaaaagtccaaagaaatgtttaatctGGGTAGCAAGTATAATTTGgcttagaaaaaaaatacaatttaacattacaacatgtgcaaattaagagtaacacaataaaaactagtaataacttcTTCTTTTATCAAAAGAGAAACTGTCACAACCACGGACAAGCAGGGAACGGGGCATCGGGATCCGGAGAGGCAGGAATGAGGGGTTCATTGCAGAAACCAACACGGCCAGGTACGAAACCGCGGAGACGTcattgacaggactggggaaacgtaCTTGAACGTGGAATTAAATACACAGGATTAATCGGAAATAACACGAAGCGGCCGGTAACAATCGGGATTTCATGTGGAGGTtcacgaggggggcgtggcgcGCAGGAGGATCAGACGATCAGACGTGACAACAGCCATCATATTCTGAAGAGACAGCCCTGTGAAATGCATGTTGATTGTTACAATTACAGGAAAAATTACCTCGCGCTGCATGCCTCCTCTTGTATCTTTTTTACATTGTGAATGTTTGCTTCTGAAAGAAAACAGAAAAGTAAAAAAGAGTTACCGAGGAATCCTTGGGTGTTGATTGTTTTATAAATctaatgttttataaatattagaTGCATCTTTGATTTGCAAGTAACTTTTCATGTTATTAGTTTAAACTCATATTACGGTAACCTTAAGGACTAAGTgctgtaaaaaaataataatgtatcTTTGATAAATTACTTTTCTTATACATGGTTATTTAACTCAGTCCTAAATAGTTAAATGACTGAAATGTATATAAGTATGAATACTCTGGGGGGGTTGCTAGAAAATCCCCGGGACCAATTTTACTTCTTCTGAGACAGTGTATTCTCAAAGGAAGTAAAGGAAGGAACAACTGCCTTTAGAACTTTATAGACTAATTTACAGCAAATATATAGCAGTTATGAGATATGCTTTCTCACATATTAAcagtaataacaacaacaacaataatgtaACAACCCTTTTACAACTAAATAATAATTTAGTTAATTCATTTAGTAAAGAACGCAGACATGATGTTTTACTATGGTTGAATGCCTTACAAagggtatgaaaatgtattttgtgAGAACATCTGTGCCCCCTTCCCTTATACCAACACTAATTGTTCAGCTAGTCAAGCATAAATCCTCTTTTTTTAACTATGAAACtggaagaagaagaaagagaaaaaaataaattctaTCTCCACCAATGCACAGATGAATACAgggtataatgaaataatatggtGCTGgggaaattaataattaatgaattaacatATAGTGTCCATGAGTCTAAGAACAGTataagaacattttaaaagaattttaaaaaataactcaTAATTATCCATTAGATAGAAGTATAGGTCACACTTTACTTGAAACTATCATCaacaatgcattatagatatacCTTTGTATGGTATTATAACGGTCGGAATaagtattaaaatattacaacATTATTTACTGACAGTCATATGCCATCAACGTGTTCATTGCAATAGGCTTCGATGAAGCTCAtctgtaatgcactatagataccttcataatgcattataacagtcagtataagaattaaggatgtgCTGCATTGCATTATCAAAGTACctacagtgcattatagatgtgaGCTTCAAAAGGATTCATAATACATAACAGACATGGCTATAATATGTTATGACTTTTTgtgaatatttatagccatcttTATGCTTTATGCATGCATTATATGGTAAGAATATGTTCATTGATTCTTTtagacatggcattcatagaatgttaccaaaatattatataaccacccatcaatcaatccatccatccgtccgtccgtccgtccatccatccgtcctccCATCCACCCATTCGCCCgtttgtccgtccatccatccatccatccatccatccatccatccatccaaccacttGTCatataacatggggagaacttgcaaactccagactcacacacatgccCATATCTACAAAGGAGGCAACAGGACTAGCCCAAGTAATTTACAATATATAAATTATGCTGCAATCAAGCGATGTACAGTAATAATCAGGATAAAAGGGCAgcattaccatccatccatcctataatCCACATACTGTTTACTGCTCAGTCCTCAGAAGAACTGGCCCTTTCCGGTACCCTGCCCAGAATGTCCTGTAACCAAACAGCCCCAAAGGGCTTTTATTGCTGCATTAGGTCCCAGAGAGAATCTGCAGTATAGTTTGCCCTTACAGCTTTTTACCTAAACCACATACCCGACTCACAGGCTTCCTCTGGGTGTAAATGAAGTGGATTCGCCATGAAATGAGCTGTACATACTCACATCTTCCACACCAGTGTCACCATAACCACAAGAACCACAAGAGCTGCAATTCCCACAGTCGCCCCGATGACAGCTGCCGTTTCTCCTGAGTAAAAGCAAAGAAATACGCAGAGATATGACCTCCCATATAAATAAGACATATTGCTGCTATTAGGGTAAAAGCATGAGACAGCATTTATGATAAAGTGATAAATGTGACTCAATATCAATCTCAAAGCACTAAGGTGTTTTTGACTGAATGATAAGACTGTTTAATGTTTTAGAGTAAAATTGTCCAAGTGGCAAGTACAACTAAAATCAGACATCAATTTCGGGGGGGAATTGCCCCTTTCAGTGTTTCCATAGACCACTAAAATACATCATATACAAGCATAAGTTATTATGAGCTGAGAAGATTAGATATTAGTAAAAgtatgttgttattattattataatatagaTCTGGGGGCTgttccacgaagcaggatttcttggttAACCAGATAACTTCTCAGATTCTGAAAACAATAcaccctgctttgtggaacaccccctGTTATCacaaagacataaacatactttGTACAAAGATAAACACAGCAGGTGAGGAATGAGATCCAACGTCATTCGTTGCACTGCAGTTATAGCGTCCATTGTGTTCAGatttgatattatttattgtgtAATTCTGCCCCGATGCTCCTGATGAGATTAAGATTTCATCCTTAAACCATTGGTAGCTCTTAGCTGGTGGGTTTGCGTCGCTGCTGCAGGTCAGAGCCACTGAATCACCCATCACTATTCCACCAGTAGGACTCACTGACACGCAGAGATTTCTGGGAGCATCTAAGACCAAAATGACGTGTTTAGTCATTTTATTCTGTGCTGCATAGTGAGAAACATCCAACTGTATTTCTCTTAAACTTAAGACAGTAAGTGTGGCTCTTCTTCTCAATGAGTATGTTTGACGTTGAGTGCTACGTAATTAAATGAAGTTCCACAGTAATGTTTTCAAGAAGAATATTTCACAATACTCACACTGTACATTCACAGATAAGTATGTAGAGTTAATAGCCCCATGTTTATTTTCTCCTAAACAAAAGTATGGTCCACTGTCCTTAGAGGTGATGTTAGTGATGGTGTAATTATTCCTTGAACCAAGCTTTATGATTTTCTCTCCATTCTTCTTAAACCAGGTGTATGTTTGAACTTCTGGGTTGGCTTTACTACCACAGGTCAGAGTCACTGAATCACGTTCCTTCACGTTCAGAGAGGGAAAGGCTCTCACTGAAATGTTTTTTGGGGCATCtggagaaaatacaagaatatatatatttttttaaattcagtgcATAATATATTCTTACTTGCATCATTATATGATATTTATATGATGTTTTACTTATGCAGAAAATGTAAAAGCACAGGGTTACAAAATTCGTTCCCAGGAAATTTTGCCCACTGTCTTCAGAGTTGATGCTAGTAATGGTGAGACGATTCTATTTTAATTCCGTCTATCAATATTAGCATGATAACTTGAGAATGGCATTGAAAATATATTCCACAAGTAGATTTATGTAGAATGCTAATTAGCTGTTTATTGTTGCACTTTGTTATTGAGGAAATTATGTTTGGAACTATGCCTTCATCTGTGTAATCCTTTCGAAATGTTGACATATTTAATTTACTTACACTGAACATTTATGTACACCACTGGAGAATCTGTAGTCCATAATCTGCAGAAGTAGTGCCCACTGTGCTCAGGTTTGATGTCTTTGATGATCAACGTCTTTGATGATTTCATCTCATGTCTGTCATTCCCGTTCTTTTTATACCATTTGTAACTGGTTTCTGCATTCCTGCTATTGCTTCTGCAGATCAGAATGACTGAATTGCCTTCCGCTATTTCACCACGGGGATTGACAATCATTGTATCTGGAAGACAAGATAAGATAATACGTTATTGGTCTAAGGGGGAAATTCCTGTAAAGAAATTATATAGTTAGACCCAGACTTGAGCACAGGCACTGACTATAAGTGTCTCGCTGATCTATGTGTCGTATGTTATACTACCTCACACCTCCACGGTAGTCAGGGATTTTCGCCCTGCTGCGATGTGTGTGTAGAGCTTATGTGTCGCTTCCCCTGTTGttatatgtgaatgtgtgtgtgcgagtgccCTGTCATAgactggcattctgtccagGATGTATACCTGCCTGgtcccctgtgctgcctgggataggctccaggtcccCTAGTGACCCAGACCAGGCTGAGCAAATGGATTAGGGACTGATGTATTTTAATTCTATAACACAAAATTGCCTGCGACTTAGCTCAGATATTGATGGTTGTGCTTAATTATACTCACAACTAGGATGAGGTTGTATCACCAAAGATAGCAGAAGAAAACTAAACATGGCCTCCAATCATAGTCTACAATATTAAA
The DNA window shown above is from Brienomyrus brachyistius isolate T26 unplaced genomic scaffold, BBRACH_0.4 scaffold75, whole genome shotgun sequence and carries:
- the LOC125726760 gene encoding B-cell receptor CD22-like isoform X2, with the protein product MFLETAGNVCLVILLSLADVLSQNGWYVSYPLRSICMTTGNSVDIPCWYRSPAGHKVNRTFWYKDWVTGDIDPKDLADDPEYSNRVEYLGDKNQKCNFRIKQLKREDSAEYQFRFITESSERYAGMPGVKLFVTEVAAKQEPDFTLTLTCNTGCPHGDVTYAWYKNGHQLQGEYLDNIYIHYKEDTKNYSCTFQDRKGSSLEESIKVNYTMIVNPRGEIAEGNSVILICRSNSRNAETSYKWYKKNGNDRHEMKSSKTLIIKDIKPEHSGHYFCRLWTTDSPVVYINVQYAPKNISVRAFPSLNVKERDSVTLTCGSKANPEVQTYTWFKKNGEKIIKLGSRNNYTITNITSKDSGPYFCLGENKHGAINSTYLSVNVQYAPRNLCVSVSPTGGIVMGDSVALTCSSDANPPAKSYQWFKDEILISSGASGQNYTINNIKSEHNGRYNCSATNDVGSHSSPAVFIFVQRETAAVIGATVGIAALVVLVVMVTLVWKISKHSQCKKDTRGGMQREDTANPVYANISGMASNDTEIQEESLYSTAQQDKSRDREQVQYMSIYEPCDPNVDEVQYSTVQFLPSKVTSGTPVRMLTDASAIYSTVSKP
- the LOC125726760 gene encoding B-cell receptor CD22-like isoform X1 — translated: MMLNNDLRTFQVSHSDIEMFLETAGNVCLVILLSLADVLSQNGWYVSYPLRSICMTTGNSVDIPCWYRSPAGHKVNRTFWYKDWVTGDIDPKDLADDPEYSNRVEYLGDKNQKCNFRIKQLKREDSAEYQFRFITESSERYAGMPGVKLFVTEVAAKQEPDFTLTLTCNTGCPHGDVTYAWYKNGHQLQGEYLDNIYIHYKEDTKNYSCTFQDRKGSSLEESIKVNYTMIVNPRGEIAEGNSVILICRSNSRNAETSYKWYKKNGNDRHEMKSSKTLIIKDIKPEHSGHYFCRLWTTDSPVVYINVQYAPKNISVRAFPSLNVKERDSVTLTCGSKANPEVQTYTWFKKNGEKIIKLGSRNNYTITNITSKDSGPYFCLGENKHGAINSTYLSVNVQYAPRNLCVSVSPTGGIVMGDSVALTCSSDANPPAKSYQWFKDEILISSGASGQNYTINNIKSEHNGRYNCSATNDVGSHSSPAVFIFVQRETAAVIGATVGIAALVVLVVMVTLVWKISKHSQCKKDTRGGMQREDTANPVYANISGMASNDTEIQEESLYSTAQQDKSRDREQVQYMSIYEPCDPNVDEVQYSTVQFLPSKVTSGTPVRMLTDASAIYSTVSKP